One stretch of Priestia megaterium DNA includes these proteins:
- a CDS encoding NETI motif-containing protein, whose translation MGKKSKKVLYELQENETIASCLDRMKKDGYMPVRRMEKPIFEEKEINGKKEYIPVKQQIVFEGKSL comes from the coding sequence TTGGGTAAGAAATCAAAAAAAGTACTATACGAATTACAGGAAAATGAAACAATCGCAAGTTGTTTAGATCGGATGAAAAAAGATGGGTATATGCCCGTTCGACGAATGGAAAAGCCTATCTTTGAAGAAAAAGAAATAAATGGTAAAAAAGAGTATATTCCGGTAAAGCAACAGATTGTTTTCGAGGGGAAAAGTCTCTAA
- the purE gene encoding 5-(carboxyamino)imidazole ribonucleotide mutase, with product MNVKVAVVMGSQSDWSTMKYACDILDELNIEYEKKVVSAHRTPDYMFEYAETAKERGIKVIIAGAGGAAHLPGMIAAKTILPVIGVPVKSSNLNGLDSLLSIVQMPGGVPVATVAIGKAGSTNAGLLAAQILATQDPTLSDQLENRRESIKSSVLESSDQLV from the coding sequence ATGAATGTAAAAGTTGCTGTTGTAATGGGCAGTCAGTCAGACTGGAGCACTATGAAATATGCGTGTGACATTTTAGATGAATTAAATATTGAATATGAAAAGAAAGTTGTATCAGCACATCGAACGCCGGATTATATGTTTGAGTATGCTGAAACTGCTAAAGAACGAGGGATTAAAGTTATTATTGCTGGCGCTGGTGGCGCTGCTCACTTACCTGGTATGATTGCTGCAAAAACAATTTTACCTGTAATAGGTGTACCAGTTAAATCAAGTAACTTAAACGGTTTAGATTCACTTTTATCGATTGTTCAAATGCCAGGCGGCGTACCGGTAGCTACAGTAGCTATTGGAAAAGCTGGTTCTACGAACGCTGGGTTGCTAGCAGCACAAATCTTAGCAACACAGGATCCAACGTTAAGTGATCAACTTGAAAATCGTAGAGAGTCTATTAAATCATCTGTGTTAGAAAGTAGTGATCAACTTGTCTAA
- the purK gene encoding 5-(carboxyamino)imidazole ribonucleotide synthase, with product MSNLLIPPGKTIGIVGGGQLGRMIALSAKEMGYYIAVLEPTEDSPCGQVADIKVIGNYDDRKAVEKLAEVSDVITYEFENVDVEMMKWLETKCYVPQGSHLLAVTQNRRLEKEMITKLNLDVPDYAIVTTEEELLKAVETIGYPCVVKTCRGGYDGKGQVLVKNENNIREAAELLAQSECIVEQWMNLDKEVSVIVHRNAKGETVCLPVAENIHKHHILHQTIVPARITADQEAKALQYAQEIAKGLDLVGTLAVEMFLTKEGQLYINEMAPRPHNSGHYSINACDLSQFQQHVRAICNWTLAQPTLLKPAVMVNLLGEHIENTMAKIECLDDMHLHLYGKKVAKEKRKMGHITVLADKIDEAIEKAESLGIWERTEEVTT from the coding sequence TTGTCTAATTTACTTATACCTCCTGGTAAAACAATTGGAATCGTAGGCGGTGGACAGCTTGGGAGAATGATTGCACTATCTGCTAAAGAAATGGGTTATTACATTGCAGTGCTTGAACCAACAGAAGATTCTCCTTGCGGTCAAGTAGCAGATATTAAAGTCATTGGCAACTATGATGATAGAAAAGCGGTTGAAAAGCTTGCTGAAGTGTCAGATGTCATCACCTATGAATTTGAAAACGTTGATGTTGAGATGATGAAATGGCTAGAAACAAAATGCTACGTGCCACAGGGCAGTCATTTACTAGCCGTTACACAAAATCGCCGTTTAGAAAAAGAAATGATTACAAAGCTTAATCTAGACGTTCCTGACTACGCAATCGTTACGACTGAAGAAGAACTTTTAAAAGCTGTCGAAACAATTGGTTATCCTTGTGTTGTAAAAACTTGCCGAGGCGGATATGACGGTAAAGGGCAAGTTCTAGTGAAAAATGAAAATAATATTCGTGAAGCAGCTGAGCTATTAGCGCAATCGGAATGTATTGTAGAACAGTGGATGAATTTAGATAAAGAAGTATCAGTTATTGTGCACCGCAATGCAAAAGGCGAAACGGTATGTTTACCAGTAGCTGAGAACATTCATAAGCATCATATTTTACACCAAACAATTGTTCCAGCACGTATTACAGCAGATCAAGAAGCGAAAGCTCTTCAATATGCACAAGAAATAGCAAAAGGATTAGATTTAGTTGGTACATTAGCAGTTGAGATGTTCCTAACTAAAGAAGGTCAGCTTTATATAAATGAAATGGCACCTAGACCTCATAATTCAGGTCATTATTCAATCAATGCTTGTGATCTTTCTCAATTTCAGCAGCATGTAAGAGCCATTTGTAACTGGACCCTAGCACAGCCAACTTTATTAAAACCTGCTGTTATGGTTAACCTATTAGGGGAACATATTGAGAACACAATGGCAAAAATCGAATGTTTAGATGATATGCACTTGCATTTGTACGGAAAAAAAGTTGCAAAAGAGAAGAGAAAAATGGGACATATCACGGTATTAGCTGATAAGATAGATGAGGCGATAGAAAAAGCCGAATCTCTAGGAATTTGGGAAAGAACGGAGGAAGTAACAACATGA